In Dethiosulfovibrio salsuginis, a single genomic region encodes these proteins:
- a CDS encoding (Fe-S)-binding protein, producing the protein MGAIHLKLNETELSKLRLFADRCVDCGLCLKGCTMSDELRDGPKNVISRFLTEGTIDDDWAFRCSLCGYCSTVCPTGADLRSVMIALREASCKKPPLRMKKIFAGVLLFQFMATWRYMGTPPVFPKKRGKRLFFPGCAMASSDPELALKTWRALISMDPDMGIMVDCCGTPASSLGRRDIFERIRGRLEKTLTVWGVEEIIVACPNCLKALSSLPVKVTPVWGYLENTISGLQALEGKEAMFHAPCPLRDENRELAEVERLARTLFPSIRTKPYGANGGMCCGAGGMVPIVHPKTFSDWSRRISDYRKDGEIVLCCCQSCVDAMGGRDADVIHLLRAMLGGEAPPPPTSLGRWINRRKLRRAILGKQNWRGSL; encoded by the coding sequence TTGGGGGCGATCCACCTGAAACTGAACGAGACTGAGCTGTCAAAGCTGCGGCTTTTTGCGGATAGGTGCGTCGATTGCGGCCTGTGCCTGAAGGGATGCACGATGTCCGACGAGTTGAGAGACGGTCCTAAAAACGTCATATCCCGCTTCCTGACGGAAGGCACCATCGACGACGACTGGGCCTTTAGGTGCTCACTATGCGGTTACTGTTCAACCGTCTGCCCCACAGGAGCGGACCTGAGATCGGTCATGATCGCGCTCAGGGAGGCATCCTGCAAAAAGCCTCCGCTCAGAATGAAAAAGATTTTCGCAGGAGTCCTTCTCTTCCAGTTCATGGCGACATGGAGATATATGGGAACGCCTCCGGTGTTTCCTAAAAAAAGGGGCAAAAGACTGTTTTTTCCCGGCTGCGCCATGGCATCCTCCGACCCGGAGTTAGCCCTCAAGACGTGGAGGGCGTTGATATCCATGGACCCCGACATGGGGATCATGGTGGATTGCTGTGGAACCCCTGCTTCGTCCCTAGGACGAAGGGACATCTTCGAGAGGATAAGGGGCAGGCTCGAAAAAACCCTGACCGTCTGGGGAGTGGAGGAGATCATCGTGGCCTGTCCCAACTGTCTGAAGGCCCTATCGTCCCTCCCAGTGAAGGTGACCCCTGTGTGGGGATACCTGGAAAATACCATATCCGGCTTACAGGCCCTAGAGGGCAAGGAAGCCATGTTTCACGCTCCATGTCCTCTTAGGGACGAGAACAGGGAGTTGGCCGAGGTCGAACGGTTGGCCAGGACCCTGTTCCCCTCCATACGCACAAAACCCTACGGAGCTAACGGCGGGATGTGTTGCGGAGCCGGAGGAATGGTCCCTATCGTGCATCCTAAAACGTTCTCCGATTGGTCCAGGAGGATCTCCGATTACAGGAAGGACGGGGAGATCGTCCTGTGCTGCTGCCAGAGCTGCGTCGACGCCATGGGAGGACGGGATGCCGACGTGATCCACCTCCTGAGAGCAATGCTCGGTGGGGAGGCTCCCCCACCTCCGACGAGCCTCGGCAGGTGGATCAACCGCAGAAAACTGAGAAGGGCCATATTAGGCAAACAAAATTGGAGGGGTTCTTTATGA
- a CDS encoding ABC transporter permease, with product MRGKHLLLPWIIPIGLISVWLWASRTGIVPTYLLPDPAQIGRSAWTYIFGEIGSAPYAGRFHGDLWASSVRVIGGFALAVALGIPLGVVSGRVPAVRSLLGTTINGLRSVPGISWLPLAMVWFGVGVKTTVFLVALASFFPIYLNTAIGARNVDFILYQAGATMGIGRFRGVYDILLPAAMPQILSGLRLGLGTSWAYLVLGELTGVPFGLGALIMDARMMGRIDMIIVGIVAIAVMGRVSDLLLTQTMKFCFKSARRMA from the coding sequence TTGAGGGGAAAGCACCTGTTACTTCCCTGGATAATACCTATCGGCCTTATATCTGTGTGGTTATGGGCCAGTCGCACCGGGATTGTCCCCACCTATCTCCTGCCCGACCCGGCTCAGATAGGGAGGTCGGCCTGGACCTACATCTTCGGCGAGATCGGAAGCGCCCCTTATGCCGGAAGGTTCCATGGCGACCTATGGGCCAGCTCTGTCCGGGTGATCGGGGGATTCGCCCTGGCAGTCGCCCTGGGCATTCCACTGGGGGTGGTGTCCGGCAGGGTCCCTGCTGTGAGGAGCCTGCTGGGGACAACTATAAACGGCCTTCGATCGGTGCCGGGGATAAGCTGGCTCCCTCTGGCTATGGTGTGGTTCGGAGTCGGAGTTAAGACCACCGTCTTTCTGGTGGCCCTGGCGTCGTTCTTCCCTATATACCTTAACACCGCCATCGGGGCCAGAAACGTCGACTTCATCCTGTACCAGGCCGGAGCCACCATGGGAATCGGCAGATTTAGGGGGGTCTACGATATTCTCCTTCCAGCGGCAATGCCTCAGATACTGAGCGGCCTGAGGCTGGGGCTCGGGACGTCCTGGGCCTATCTGGTCCTGGGAGAGCTGACAGGGGTCCCCTTCGGCCTCGGCGCTTTGATAATGGACGCCAGGATGATGGGAAGGATAGACATGATAATAGTCGGCATAGTGGCTATAGCTGTCATGGGAAGGGTCAGCGACCTTCTTTTGACCCAGACTATGAAGTTTTGTTTTAAATCGGCGAGGCGGATGGCATGA
- a CDS encoding biotin synthase BioB gives MTWKIDVKTGEILKKGSDGSSIDRDEALYLMALPLGSKETYGLMEAADYLSRETFQNKGERHFHIGLNVAPCPLNCSFCSLTVKAGIFKDSIDFSDDQILEWARYGESQKADSLNLMTTGNFPMERLLHVGRMLRDKVNVPLVANTRDINHEEGEALLDAGFVGAYHAVRLGEGRDTPLKRDKRIETIKVFRDVGLKWMNCVEPVGPEHEAEEIVDLMFLAREYGATYSGVMRRVNFPGSPMEKFGMITEREMARMVAVSRLVMGTVPKAHCTHEPNSLSLIAGANLLFPEVGSSPRDGEADTAKGRGNTVESCDKIHIETCWDPDKRSNCF, from the coding sequence ATGACTTGGAAGATAGACGTCAAAACAGGGGAAATACTGAAAAAAGGCTCAGATGGGTCGAGCATAGACAGAGATGAGGCCCTTTATCTCATGGCTCTCCCGTTGGGCTCGAAGGAGACCTACGGCCTCATGGAGGCCGCCGATTACCTCTCCAGGGAGACGTTCCAGAATAAGGGGGAGAGACACTTTCACATAGGGCTGAACGTGGCGCCCTGTCCTCTCAACTGTAGCTTTTGCTCTTTGACCGTAAAGGCGGGGATATTCAAGGACTCCATCGACTTCTCCGACGATCAGATACTGGAATGGGCCAGATACGGTGAGTCTCAAAAGGCCGACTCGCTCAACCTCATGACGACGGGGAACTTTCCCATGGAGCGGCTTTTACACGTCGGCAGGATGCTGAGGGACAAGGTGAACGTGCCCCTTGTGGCAAACACCAGGGACATAAACCACGAGGAGGGCGAGGCCCTGCTCGACGCCGGTTTCGTCGGGGCCTATCACGCTGTAAGGCTGGGGGAGGGCAGGGACACCCCTCTGAAAAGAGACAAGAGGATCGAGACGATAAAGGTGTTCAGGGACGTGGGGCTCAAATGGATGAACTGCGTGGAGCCGGTGGGGCCTGAGCACGAGGCGGAGGAGATAGTGGACCTCATGTTCCTCGCCAGGGAATACGGGGCCACCTACAGCGGGGTGATGAGGCGGGTCAACTTCCCTGGCTCCCCTATGGAAAAGTTCGGAATGATAACCGAGCGAGAGATGGCCAGGATGGTGGCGGTGTCCCGACTGGTGATGGGGACGGTTCCCAAAGCCCACTGCACCCACGAGCCCAACTCCCTTTCCCTGATCGCCGGGGCCAACCTGCTCTTCCCTGAGGTTGGCTCCAGCCCCAGAGACGGCGAGGCTGACACCGCCAAGGGAAGAGGCAACACCGTCGAAAGCTGCGACAAAATACACATAGAGACCTGCTGGGACCCGGACAAAAGGTCAAACTGTTTCTAG
- a CDS encoding TVP38/TMEM64 family protein: MKGRPINRILVVAGGLIALFAALRLWGIDGSWFSEENILSFGPMAPLVFTAMFSIAVILAVPGGPITLLAGSLFGVIQGTIVVSAGSTIGAMAAFLIARYAARDHVARWLADNPRFLKLDEMIRKKGFIVVALVRLIPLFPFNLINYGMGLTSVSFGYYLFMSWLCMLPGTILYVTGGDVFKRFFVGGDLSWQAISLCGAIALCLSGAYLLLKNSLRGRL, translated from the coding sequence TTGAAAGGTAGACCGATAAACAGGATCCTTGTCGTCGCAGGTGGGCTTATAGCCCTATTCGCCGCGCTTCGTCTGTGGGGGATAGATGGAAGCTGGTTTAGCGAGGAGAACATCCTTTCCTTCGGCCCGATGGCTCCCCTGGTCTTCACCGCCATGTTCTCTATCGCTGTCATACTTGCCGTCCCAGGTGGTCCCATAACCCTACTGGCAGGCAGCCTCTTCGGCGTGATCCAGGGGACGATCGTCGTATCGGCAGGGTCCACCATAGGGGCGATGGCGGCCTTTCTCATTGCCAGATATGCCGCCAGGGACCACGTGGCCCGATGGCTCGCCGACAATCCAAGATTCCTGAAGCTCGACGAGATGATCAGGAAAAAGGGCTTTATAGTAGTGGCGTTGGTCAGGCTGATACCGCTCTTTCCCTTCAACCTCATAAACTACGGCATGGGACTGACGTCGGTGTCCTTCGGATACTACCTGTTCATGTCGTGGCTGTGCATGCTGCCTGGAACTATCCTCTACGTGACTGGAGGGGACGTCTTCAAGCGATTCTTTGTCGGTGGAGACCTATCGTGGCAGGCGATATCCCTCTGC
- a CDS encoding TIGR04283 family arsenosugar biosynthesis glycosyltransferase, with protein MDRVIVFVKWPEPGRAKTRLIPALGPQGAAELHDKMARRTLSSVRRGAKRAGCSVEVRSTGAVTERFRGWLGDDLSVVDQGDGDLGDRMALSVSDSLDGGIKKVLLLGTDCPDLDPSFIHHAMGLLEGHPVVMGPASDGGYYCLGIDLSKVGERALGLFRGVPWSSSATGEATLDRARSLGLKVARLPVLSDVDRPEDLPVWDRACQKISVIIPTLNERDGISMCIRSALGAQDVEVIVSDGGSTDGTIEVAESYGAKVVRSPKGRAAQMNAGAKVASGDILLFLHGDSILPWGYGRLVREALSDKKLSLGAFSLKIGLAGELNDPEFRSSMDMISFWANVRSRWLSLPYGDQGFFMGKSLFHRLGGFPEMPLLEDVSLVRSASKVGRIGTISATIRTSSRRWRKLGAARTSIRNSMIMLAWAIGVSPTTLAGWYRADKPRKGGVSS; from the coding sequence ATGGACAGGGTGATAGTGTTCGTCAAATGGCCCGAGCCGGGCAGGGCGAAAACCAGGCTGATTCCAGCTCTGGGGCCTCAAGGTGCCGCCGAGCTGCACGATAAAATGGCCAGGAGGACCCTTTCTTCCGTGAGGCGAGGAGCCAAAAGGGCAGGTTGTTCGGTGGAGGTCCGATCCACCGGCGCGGTGACAGAGCGATTTCGAGGTTGGCTTGGAGACGACCTCTCTGTCGTGGACCAGGGCGACGGCGACCTAGGGGACCGAATGGCTCTGTCGGTATCCGACTCCCTCGATGGAGGGATAAAAAAGGTGCTTCTCCTGGGGACCGACTGCCCCGACCTGGATCCCTCTTTTATACATCACGCCATGGGCCTTCTCGAAGGCCATCCGGTCGTAATGGGCCCAGCATCCGACGGAGGGTACTACTGTCTGGGAATAGATCTATCCAAGGTGGGGGAGAGGGCTTTAGGGCTGTTCCGTGGCGTTCCCTGGAGCTCCAGCGCGACAGGAGAGGCCACATTGGATAGGGCTCGCTCTCTAGGGTTGAAGGTGGCCAGGCTTCCTGTCCTCAGCGACGTGGACAGGCCCGAGGACCTTCCCGTGTGGGATAGGGCTTGCCAAAAGATATCGGTGATTATCCCCACCCTGAACGAAAGGGACGGCATATCGATGTGCATAAGGTCCGCCCTGGGTGCCCAGGACGTGGAGGTCATAGTATCCGACGGAGGCAGCACCGACGGGACCATCGAGGTCGCCGAGAGCTATGGGGCCAAGGTGGTCCGTTCCCCTAAGGGCAGGGCCGCCCAGATGAACGCTGGAGCCAAGGTGGCGTCGGGGGATATCCTGCTGTTTCTCCACGGCGACAGTATCCTTCCATGGGGTTACGGGAGGTTGGTTCGGGAGGCTCTGAGCGACAAAAAACTGTCCCTAGGGGCCTTTTCTCTCAAAATAGGCCTGGCCGGAGAGCTGAATGACCCCGAGTTTCGCTCGTCGATGGACATGATCTCATTCTGGGCCAACGTCAGGTCGAGGTGGCTGTCCCTGCCCTACGGGGATCAGGGTTTTTTCATGGGGAAATCCCTCTTTCACCGTCTAGGGGGCTTCCCAGAGATGCCCCTTCTCGAGGACGTGAGCCTGGTCAGATCGGCGTCGAAGGTCGGCAGGATAGGGACCATTTCGGCGACGATCCGCACCTCCTCCCGTCGCTGGCGAAAACTGGGCGCGGCTAGGACGTCGATCCGCAACTCGATGATAATGCTAGCCTGGGCGATAGGGGTATCCCCAACTACATTGGCTGGGTGGTATAGGGCGGATAAACCGAGAAAAGGGGGAGTTTCGTCTTGA
- a CDS encoding ABC transporter ATP-binding protein: MSLGLNPSPPTLSVKGISKGFSEKGGELQVLSDVTFEIERGELVCVLGPSGCGKSTLLKIVAGLEAPDEGTVEVDGRAVSTPGSDRCVVFQEDALFPWLTVSENVAFGARGRMSKSELKSEVDGYLDMTGLSRFADYLPREISGGMRQRVALARVLILKPKVLLMDEPFGALDAQSREAMQRLLLSIVKDLSHTVMFITHDVAEAVAIADRVIVMDRSPGRISSIVTVEDQAETHSRLRAIMHSL, from the coding sequence ATGAGTTTAGGGCTGAACCCATCGCCACCGACCCTGTCGGTCAAAGGCATCAGCAAGGGCTTTTCGGAGAAAGGCGGAGAGCTCCAGGTCCTCTCGGACGTCACCTTCGAGATCGAGAGGGGGGAGCTGGTCTGCGTCCTTGGGCCAAGCGGATGCGGCAAGAGCACTCTGCTCAAGATCGTGGCTGGGCTGGAGGCTCCCGACGAGGGGACCGTGGAGGTGGATGGCAGGGCGGTATCGACCCCGGGGAGCGACAGGTGCGTGGTGTTCCAGGAGGACGCCCTCTTTCCCTGGCTGACGGTCTCGGAGAACGTGGCCTTCGGAGCGAGAGGAAGGATGTCAAAGTCGGAGCTGAAGTCGGAGGTCGACGGCTATCTGGATATGACCGGACTATCCCGCTTCGCCGACTACCTTCCCAGGGAGATTTCCGGCGGCATGAGACAGAGGGTCGCCCTCGCCAGGGTCCTAATACTGAAGCCCAAGGTTTTGCTGATGGACGAGCCATTCGGGGCGCTGGACGCACAGTCCAGGGAGGCCATGCAACGGCTGTTGCTGTCCATCGTAAAGGACCTCTCCCACACGGTGATGTTCATAACCCACGATGTGGCAGAGGCGGTGGCAATAGCCGATAGGGTTATAGTCATGGACAGGTCGCCGGGCAGGATAAGCTCCATCGTAACGGTGGAGGACCAGGCCGAGACCCACTCCAGGCTGAGGGCAATTATGCATAGCCTGTAG
- a CDS encoding sulfurtransferase gives MKHVLMRTWLAMFVLVISVAAWAEEPDLSGFLHPEYFITPQKLHSMLGDPKLVLLDGNNPKVYGKGHIPGAVHVGFHFFSKTVGKPGDPGWGTSLPIEELGPKLRELGINDDSIVVLYSDMFKGPGADGRNFWQLRMAGMKNVKLLYGGLPLYSSLGYELTREVTKPSPSDEGALTLHDYDRSWYATMDQVHESLGVELLIDTRTKKEFDGSTNAGEPRGGHIAGAKWMLWLDILNKDGSPRSPEEIRSIMKDRFALTPEDSFTVY, from the coding sequence ATGAAACATGTCTTGATGCGAACGTGGCTTGCCATGTTCGTGCTGGTCATATCTGTGGCGGCTTGGGCCGAGGAGCCGGACCTATCCGGTTTTCTTCATCCCGAGTACTTCATAACGCCCCAGAAGCTTCACTCCATGCTGGGGGATCCCAAGTTAGTCCTTCTGGACGGGAACAACCCCAAGGTATACGGTAAGGGACACATCCCAGGGGCGGTTCACGTCGGCTTCCACTTCTTCTCCAAAACGGTGGGAAAGCCCGGTGACCCGGGATGGGGGACGTCTCTGCCTATCGAAGAGCTCGGGCCCAAACTGAGGGAGCTCGGCATCAACGATGACTCTATCGTCGTGCTCTACTCCGACATGTTCAAGGGGCCAGGGGCGGACGGGCGTAACTTCTGGCAGCTTAGGATGGCCGGTATGAAGAACGTAAAGCTCCTCTACGGTGGATTGCCACTCTACAGTTCGTTAGGATACGAGCTGACGAGGGAGGTCACCAAGCCCTCTCCCTCCGACGAGGGAGCCCTGACCCTTCACGATTACGATCGTTCATGGTACGCTACGATGGACCAGGTGCATGAATCCCTCGGCGTGGAGCTGCTCATAGACACCAGGACGAAGAAGGAGTTCGACGGCAGCACCAACGCCGGGGAACCCAGAGGAGGCCACATAGCAGGGGCAAAATGGATGTTGTGGCTGGATATCCTGAACAAAGACGGCAGCCCCAGGTCACCTGAGGAGATCAGGTCCATCATGAAGGATAGATTTGCCCTGACACCTGAGGATTCCTTCACGGTCTACTGA
- a CDS encoding ABC transporter substrate-binding protein, with product MKKIIALGLLCLCLISPAFAERPVKVGTWKTAQTIQPFFYGDYTSRDIEILSFTNPADQKTALLAGNLSMCGTTLAHAIHSASQGQPVVLVASLCNRCSALVVRKDGPVEKVSDLKGKKIGYVPGTMHEILLRETLSRNGLSPDRDVTLVRIDFFDMGTALARGSIDGFLSGEPFPTIAVTEGYGRILSYPYYDDSVGTINAGMLVTEETVRENPELVLDLVRGHAMATESLKANLDLWFKKAVSFGTERSVMEEASSNIELSWDMDEAFVKRAKALGARMEALGVIDRQPDYERLFDLSFVKKVKEERGL from the coding sequence GTGAAAAAGATCATCGCTTTAGGCTTGCTATGTCTCTGTCTGATCTCGCCTGCGTTCGCCGAAAGACCTGTCAAGGTGGGCACCTGGAAGACCGCCCAGACGATCCAGCCCTTTTTCTACGGCGACTACACGTCGAGGGACATCGAGATCCTCTCCTTCACAAACCCGGCGGACCAGAAGACCGCCCTTTTGGCTGGAAACCTGAGCATGTGCGGTACGACCCTGGCCCACGCTATACACTCGGCCTCCCAGGGACAACCGGTGGTTCTGGTGGCGTCGCTTTGCAACCGATGTTCCGCCCTGGTTGTGAGAAAAGACGGCCCCGTAGAGAAGGTCTCCGATCTAAAGGGCAAAAAGATAGGCTACGTGCCTGGAACCATGCACGAGATCCTGCTGCGGGAGACCTTATCCCGAAACGGTCTGTCCCCCGACAGGGACGTGACCCTGGTCAGAATAGACTTCTTCGACATGGGAACGGCTCTGGCAAGAGGCAGCATAGACGGCTTTTTGTCCGGCGAGCCCTTCCCCACCATAGCCGTTACCGAGGGATACGGAAGGATACTGTCCTACCCCTACTACGACGACAGCGTGGGAACCATAAACGCAGGAATGCTGGTGACAGAGGAGACCGTAAGGGAGAATCCCGAGCTGGTACTGGACCTGGTGAGGGGCCACGCTATGGCGACGGAGAGCCTAAAGGCCAACCTCGATCTGTGGTTTAAAAAGGCCGTCTCTTTCGGGACCGAGAGGTCGGTTATGGAGGAGGCTTCCTCCAACATAGAGCTCTCCTGGGATATGGACGAGGCCTTCGTGAAGAGGGCTAAGGCCCTCGGTGCAAGGATGGAGGCCCTGGGGGTCATAGACCGTCAGCCGGACTACGAAAGGCTCTTCGACCTCTCCTTCGTCAAAAAGGTCAAAGAGGAGAGGGGACTTTGA